In Aptenodytes patagonicus chromosome 6, bAptPat1.pri.cur, whole genome shotgun sequence, one genomic interval encodes:
- the GNB4 gene encoding guanine nucleotide-binding protein subunit beta-4, with protein sequence MSELEQLRQEAEQLRNQIRDARKACSDTTLAQITTSLDSVGRIQMRTRRTLRGHLAKIYAMHWGSDSRLLVSASQDGKLIIWDSYTTNKMHAIPLRSSWVMTCAYAPSGNYVACGGLDNICSIYNLKTREGNVRVSRELPGHTGYLSCCRFLDDNQIVTSSGDTTCALWDIETGQQTTTFTGHTGDVMSLSLSPDMRTFVSGACDASSKLWDIRDGMCRQSFTGHVSDINAVCFFPNGHAFATGSDDATCRLFDLRADQELMMYSHDNIICGITSVAFSKSGRLLLAGYDDFNCNVWDTLKGERAGVLAGHDNRVSCLGVTDDGMAVATGSWDSFLRIWN encoded by the exons atcacAACAAGTCTGGACTCAGTGGGTCGAATTCAAATGCGAACAAGGCGTACGCTTAGAGGTCACTTAGCCAAAATCTATGCTATGCACTGGGGATCTGACTCGAG GCTACTAGTCAGTGCTTCTCAAgatggaaaattaattatttgggaTAGTTATACAACAAATAAG ATGCATGCCATTCCTTTGAGATCCTCCTGGGTGATGACTTGCGCATATGCACCGTCTGGAAACTACGTTGCCTGTGGTGGATTGGACAACATCTGTTCCATATACAACTTAAAAACCAGAGAGGGCAATGTGAGAGTGAGCCGAGAGTTGCCAGGGCATACAG gatACTTGTCCTGTTGTCGCTTTCTAGATGACAACCAAATTGTCACTAGCTCAGGAGACACCACTTG CGCTTTGTGGGATATTGAAACTGGTCAACAGACCACCACATTCACTGGGCATACTGGCGATGTGATGAGTCTCTCTCTCAGTCCAGATATGAGGACTTTTGTTTCGGGTGCCTGTGATGCCTCCTCGAAGCTTTGGGATATTCGAGATGGAATGTGCAGGCAGTCATTCACAGGGCATGTGTCAGATATTAATGCAGTTTGT TTTTTCCCTAATGGACATGCATTTGCCACTGGATCTGATGATGCCACTTGCCGACTCTTTGACCTACGTGCAGATCAGGAATTAATGATGTATTCGCATGACAATATCATCTGCGGGATCACTTCTGTAGCCTTCTCAAAAAGTGGTCGCCTCTTGCTAGCAGGTTATGATGACTTCAACTGCAACGTGTGGGATACTCTGAAAGGGGAGAGAGCAG GTGTCCTTGCTGGCCATGACAACCGTGTCAGCTGTTTAGGTGTTACTGATGACGGCATGGCTGTAGCTACAGGGTCTTGGGACAGTTTTCTCAGAATCTGGAATTAA